The Tolypothrix sp. PCC 7712 region CTATCACACCGTAGGGAGTCACTTCTACTCCCCACAAAGGTTCTGTCTGCATCAGTCACCAAACCACTTTGCCATTGGGTTGATACAACCCCATCACCACATCATTACAGGGCTTTCCTGTTCGTAACGTTATTATTGCTGGATGGGTATCACCGGGGAAGGGAGTACCATCAGCATGAATAGCTTGGCCAGGGTTGGTCAATTAAGTTCCATAATTAAACTTTGCTAGTGGATGAGAAGCCGCAAATATCAATAGGGAAAACTAAAAATGTTGAATTTTTACTCGATGTCAGCTTATATATAAACTGGCGGATTAAAGCAATTATATTATCTGCCTAGGTACGGATAAAATTTTTTAGCTAATAGTCAGCGTTACACACTTGTATACAGACTATTGTGCATAGATGCCATATTTTGTCAATGTGTAAGTACCCCTCAGACTAATTTGTGGTGCGTTACGCTAAAGCTAACGCAGCTAAGTTTATTCCTCAAATCAAATATGAGTCTCATATTAGTTTTGCTAACAAAACTTTGCATCATGCTCTAACACCAATTCAGTATTCAAAATTGTGGCTCAGACTAAGGCAGTAATTCAGAAAAACTAACCACATTCGCAATGACTAGTTTTAATTTGATAAATTTGCAAAATTGGGATGCTCTCAATTAACCACTGTTTAACTGAAAATCAGTTGATATTTCAAGGTTTGGCTCTAAAAATTATGGTTTTTCAATCTAGATGTAGTTTATGTTGGAGAAATGATTACACTTCCAGTATGAAAGTTTAGGGTAATGCTACACCAAAAGCCGAATTTAAGCATAAAAATCCTTGGGTTGATTGTCGCAGCTATTAACTTAGCGCTAATTTCTGTAGGATTAATCAGCTGCAGTAATGAAGTACAAAAACCACAAGAACAAACCGAGCAACAAAAGGAACAGTACAAAAATAAATCTACCGAACAGCCTGAATCCGATCGAGATAAAGACGATGATGATGAGGATGAAAAAGATGATGACAGCAAAGATGAAAAAGACAATGATGATAAAAATTAATTAACAATTTTACGGATTGGTTCAGGCAATAATTTTTCAGTCAAGATTGCATCTTGGCTGAAGATAACTCCACGCTGCTGAAAGGTATGAGAGTTTTAACTTAATCATTGATAATTCATAATTTTAATAAAAGCTGAGTTTGTGTTTATGGTTACTCAACAAACCTCTAGTTTTCTGGTTGATATCCTACGCCAAAGACGGCAAAAGTTAGCTACCCTGATTGATTTTCCAGCAATTCTGTGGTCGGGAAGTAGCAATCCGCGTAACTTTCAAGCTAATGTTTTTCCTTTCCGCGCTAGTAGCCATTTTCTGTATTTTGCTGGGCTACCCTTACCAAATGCGGCAATTCGCTTAGAAGCAGGAAAACTGGAATTATTCATGGACGATCCTACACCTAGCAGCGCTCTCTGGCATGGAGAAATGCCCAAGCGTGAAGAAATAGCCCAGATGATTGGGACTGATAGCGCTAAACCAATGGCGGAACTAGAGTCATCCTTAGCAGACGCAGCCACGATCGCAGTTCAAGATGCGGCTACTTGGACACAGCAATCCCAGCTATTCAATAGATGGGTTTTACCGCAAAGTTCACCCCAAGGAATTGACTTAGAGTTAGCCAAGGCGATCGTTTCCTTACGCCTTACCCACGATGAAGGCGCATTAGCTGAATTACGCAAAGCGGCGGCTGTGAGTATAGCAGCCCATAAAGCCGGAATGGCCGCCACACCTGAAGCTAAACGGGAAGCAGAAGTGCGTGGCGCAATGGAAGGAGTAATTATCGCCCATAACATGACTACTGCTTACAACAGTATTGTCACAGTCCACGGTGAAGTTTTGCACAACGAGCAATATCACCATCCCCTGCAACCTGGTGATTTACTACTAGCTGATGTGGGTG contains the following coding sequences:
- a CDS encoding aminopeptidase P family protein codes for the protein MVTQQTSSFLVDILRQRRQKLATLIDFPAILWSGSSNPRNFQANVFPFRASSHFLYFAGLPLPNAAIRLEAGKLELFMDDPTPSSALWHGEMPKREEIAQMIGTDSAKPMAELESSLADAATIAVQDAATWTQQSQLFNRWVLPQSSPQGIDLELAKAIVSLRLTHDEGALAELRKAAAVSIAAHKAGMAATPEAKREAEVRGAMEGVIIAHNMTTAYNSIVTVHGEVLHNEQYHHPLQPGDLLLADVGAETEMGWAADITRTWPVSGKFSSTQRDIYDVVLAAHDACIAKIRPGVEYGEIHLLAATVIADGLANLGILQGKAEDLVELNAHALFFPHGIGHLLGLDVHDMEDLGDLAGYEAGRNRSDRFGLSYLRLNRPLRPGMLVTIEPGFYQVPAILNDAKQSSKYKNLVNWERLLQFADVRGIRIEDDVLVTDSGSEVLTAALPNKADAVEELIG